A stretch of Brassica rapa cultivar Chiifu-401-42 chromosome A08, CAAS_Brap_v3.01, whole genome shotgun sequence DNA encodes these proteins:
- the LOC103834055 gene encoding potassium channel KAT2-like isoform X1, whose product MLNFFLTKLYLPFLHFTLRCAFSFNTIYITFAEEEAPQTLSISCTRNFLERFCVEEYNMDSMKHNSFLSADLLPSLGASTNQSTKLRKHIVSPFDPRFRAWEMWLVILVIYSAWICPFEFAFITYKKHALFIVDNIVNGFFAIDIILTFFVANVDSHSYILVDNPKKIAMRYLSTWFVFDVCSTAPFKSLSLLFNYKGSQIGFTVLSMLRLWRLRRGSLLFARLEKDIRFNYFWTRCTKLILVTLFAVHYAGCFNYLIADLYPNRRKTWIGAVYPNFKEASLWSRYVTSIYWSVTTLTTTGYGDLHAENPREMLFSVLYVLFNLGFTSYLIGNMTNLVVHWSSHTKTFRDTLRSVSEFASRNQLPPNIHDQMLSHISLDFKSEGLKQEETLNGLRKATRSSIANYLYLHIAQNVYLFQGVSHNFLFQLVSDIDAEYFPPREDVIVQNESHTYLYILVSGAVEFTAYIDGENQIQGKAVVGDAFGEIGVLCYTPQPFTVSTTELSQILRVHKRSLISAMRAHIEDGRIIINNLFMKLRGQQSIAIDAAKKQPDVLLQKWLGGSLKICEGDASDQGKGHKYLQLDDSENIDLELTKSMDSRKDGSSETKRGQEHKIKIAEEEKPNKYIDEKSFSNADVASFKLTYPHCRFKPSKQEPAKPEEKKVTIHLKSEGKYLPKLIILPYSKVELLRLAGKIIYFLMRSFKKLTRIYKSKELIRTQRLFQKEFLILNV is encoded by the exons atgctgaatttttttttaacaaaattgtaTCTTCCATTTTTACACTTCACTCTAAGGTGCGCTTTCAGTTTCAACACGATATATATAACCTTTGCTGAAGAGGAAGCACCTCAAACATTGTCAATCTCTTGCACTAGAAACTTCTTGGAAAGATTCTGCGTCGAAGAATACAATATGGACTCGATGAAACACAACAGTTTCCTCTCTGCTGATCTGTTGCCATCTCTTGGAGCAAGCACAAACCAATCAACCAAGCTTCGTAAACACATAGTTTCTCCTTTCGATCCACGTTTCAG GGCATGGGAGATGTGGCTAGTCATTCTTGTGATCTATTCAGCTTGGATTTGTCCTTTTGAGTTCGCCTTCATCACCTACAAGAAACATGCGCTTTTCATTGTAGATAACATTGTCAATGGTTTCTTTGCCATTGATATCATTCTTACCTTCTTCGTCGCTAATGTAGACAGCCACTCTTATATTCTAGTCGATAATCCTAAAAAAATAGCTATGAg GTACCTTTCTACTTGGTTTGTCTTTGATGTCTGCTCCACAGCTCCGTTTAAGTCATTGAGTCTTCTGTTCAACTACAAGGGAAGCCAAATAGGATTCACAGTTCTTAGCATGCTCAGGCTATGGCGTCTCAGACGAGGTAGCTTACTGTTTGCAAG ACTCGAGAAAGATATCCGCTTCAACTACTTCTGGACACGATGCACAAAACTCATTTTG GTCACTTTGTTTGCAGTACATTATGCTGGATGCTTCAACTACCTCATTGCAGATCTATATCCTAATCGAAGAAAAACATGGATTGGAGCTGTGTACCCAAATTTCAAGGAAGCAAGCTTATGGAGTAGATATGTGACTTCTATTTACTGGTCCGTTACTACATTAACAACAACAGGATATGGCGACTTACATGCTGAGAATCCAAGAGAGATGTTGTTCAGTGTCTTGTACGTGCTCTTCAACCTCGGTTTCACATCTTACCTGATTGGAAATATGACCAACCTTGTGGTTCACTGGTCTAGCCACACCAAAACCTTT AGAGATACTCTTAGATCTGTTTCAGAGTTTGCATCAAGAAACCAACTCCCACCAAACATACATGACCAGATGTTATCACACATCTCCTTAGATTTCAAATCAGAAGGTCTCAAACAGGAAGAGACACTGAATGGTTTGCGCAAAGCAACTCGGTCAAGCATTGCAAACTATCTCTACCTCCATATTGCTCAGAACGTTTACCTCTTTCAAGGAGTTTCTCATAACTTCCTCTTTCAGTTG GTTTCAGATATCGATGCTGAGTACTTCCCACCCAGAGAAGATGTAATTGTACAGAACGAATCTCATACTTATCTTTACATTCTTGTCTCAGGGGCAGTG GAATTTACTGCTTACATTGACGGTGAAAATCAG ATACAAGGGAAAGCAGTTGTTGGAGATGCATTTGGAGAGATTGGTGTTTTATGCTATACACCACAACCTTTCACTGTTAGCACAACAGAACTATCTCAAATTCTACGCGTACACAAAAGATCTCTCATCAGTGCTATGAGAGCTCATATTGAAGATGGACGTATCATAATTAACAACCTCTTTATG AAACTTAGAGGGCAACAGTCAATAGCAATTGATGCTGCAAAAAAACAACCAGACGTCCTCCTCCAGAAGTGGCTTGGTGGTAGTCTAAAGATATGTGAAGGAGATGCAAGTGATCAAGGAAAAGGACACAAGTATTTACAACTGGATGACTCAGAAAACATTGATTTGGAATTAACCAAATCGATGGATTCAAGAAAAGATGGTTCTAGTGAAACGAAAAGAGGTCAAGAACATAAAATAAAGATAGCGGAAGAGGAAAAACCAAACAAATATATTGATGAGAAAAGTTTCTCTAATGCAGATGTTGCCTCATTTAAATTAACATATCCACATTGCAGATTCAAACCTAGTAAACAAGAACCCGCAAAGCCGGAAGAAAAGAAAGTTACCATCCACTTGAAGTCAGAAGGAAAATATTTGCCAAAGCTGATAATCTTACCTTATTCCAAAGTAGAGCTTCTAAGACTTGCAGGTAAGATAATTTACTTCTTAATGCGAAGTTTCAAGAAATTAACAAGAATTTACAAAAGTAAAGAATTAATAAGAACCCAAAGACTTTTCCAAAAGGAATTTCTAATATTAAATGTGTAA
- the LOC103834055 gene encoding potassium channel KAT2-like isoform X2 produces the protein MLNFFLTKLYLPFLHFTLRCAFSFNTIYITFAEEEAPQTLSISCTRNFLERFCVEEYNMDSMKHNSFLSADLLPSLGASTNQSTKLRKHIVSPFDPRFRAWEMWLVILVIYSAWICPFEFAFITYKKHALFIVDNIVNGFFAIDIILTFFVANVDSHSYILVDNPKKIAMRYLSTWFVFDVCSTAPFKSLSLLFNYKGSQIGFTVLSMLRLWRLRRGSLLFARLEKDIRFNYFWTRCTKLILVTLFAVHYAGCFNYLIADLYPNRRKTWIGAVYPNFKEASLWSRYVTSIYWSVTTLTTTGYGDLHAENPREMLFSVLYVLFNLGFTSYLIGNMTNLVVHWSSHTKTFRDTLRSVSEFASRNQLPPNIHDQMLSHISLDFKSEGLKQEETLNGLRKATRSSIANYLYLHIAQNVYLFQGVSHNFLFQLVSDIDAEYFPPREDVIVQNESHTYLYILVSGAVEFTAYIDGENQIQGKAVVGDAFGEIGVLCYTPQPFTVSTTELSQILRVHKRSLISAMRAHIEDGRIIINNLFMKLRGQQSIAIDAAKKQPDVLLQKWLGGSLKICEGDASDQGKGHKYLQLDDSENIDLELTKSMDSRKDGSSETKRGQEHKIKIAEEEKPNKYIDEKSFSNADVASFKLTYPHCRFKPSKQEPAKPEEKKVTIHLKSEGKYLPKLIILPYSKVELLRLAGEKFGKQSFTVVTNAENVEIDDVDVIRDGEHLFFYYQ, from the exons atgctgaatttttttttaacaaaattgtaTCTTCCATTTTTACACTTCACTCTAAGGTGCGCTTTCAGTTTCAACACGATATATATAACCTTTGCTGAAGAGGAAGCACCTCAAACATTGTCAATCTCTTGCACTAGAAACTTCTTGGAAAGATTCTGCGTCGAAGAATACAATATGGACTCGATGAAACACAACAGTTTCCTCTCTGCTGATCTGTTGCCATCTCTTGGAGCAAGCACAAACCAATCAACCAAGCTTCGTAAACACATAGTTTCTCCTTTCGATCCACGTTTCAG GGCATGGGAGATGTGGCTAGTCATTCTTGTGATCTATTCAGCTTGGATTTGTCCTTTTGAGTTCGCCTTCATCACCTACAAGAAACATGCGCTTTTCATTGTAGATAACATTGTCAATGGTTTCTTTGCCATTGATATCATTCTTACCTTCTTCGTCGCTAATGTAGACAGCCACTCTTATATTCTAGTCGATAATCCTAAAAAAATAGCTATGAg GTACCTTTCTACTTGGTTTGTCTTTGATGTCTGCTCCACAGCTCCGTTTAAGTCATTGAGTCTTCTGTTCAACTACAAGGGAAGCCAAATAGGATTCACAGTTCTTAGCATGCTCAGGCTATGGCGTCTCAGACGAGGTAGCTTACTGTTTGCAAG ACTCGAGAAAGATATCCGCTTCAACTACTTCTGGACACGATGCACAAAACTCATTTTG GTCACTTTGTTTGCAGTACATTATGCTGGATGCTTCAACTACCTCATTGCAGATCTATATCCTAATCGAAGAAAAACATGGATTGGAGCTGTGTACCCAAATTTCAAGGAAGCAAGCTTATGGAGTAGATATGTGACTTCTATTTACTGGTCCGTTACTACATTAACAACAACAGGATATGGCGACTTACATGCTGAGAATCCAAGAGAGATGTTGTTCAGTGTCTTGTACGTGCTCTTCAACCTCGGTTTCACATCTTACCTGATTGGAAATATGACCAACCTTGTGGTTCACTGGTCTAGCCACACCAAAACCTTT AGAGATACTCTTAGATCTGTTTCAGAGTTTGCATCAAGAAACCAACTCCCACCAAACATACATGACCAGATGTTATCACACATCTCCTTAGATTTCAAATCAGAAGGTCTCAAACAGGAAGAGACACTGAATGGTTTGCGCAAAGCAACTCGGTCAAGCATTGCAAACTATCTCTACCTCCATATTGCTCAGAACGTTTACCTCTTTCAAGGAGTTTCTCATAACTTCCTCTTTCAGTTG GTTTCAGATATCGATGCTGAGTACTTCCCACCCAGAGAAGATGTAATTGTACAGAACGAATCTCATACTTATCTTTACATTCTTGTCTCAGGGGCAGTG GAATTTACTGCTTACATTGACGGTGAAAATCAG ATACAAGGGAAAGCAGTTGTTGGAGATGCATTTGGAGAGATTGGTGTTTTATGCTATACACCACAACCTTTCACTGTTAGCACAACAGAACTATCTCAAATTCTACGCGTACACAAAAGATCTCTCATCAGTGCTATGAGAGCTCATATTGAAGATGGACGTATCATAATTAACAACCTCTTTATG AAACTTAGAGGGCAACAGTCAATAGCAATTGATGCTGCAAAAAAACAACCAGACGTCCTCCTCCAGAAGTGGCTTGGTGGTAGTCTAAAGATATGTGAAGGAGATGCAAGTGATCAAGGAAAAGGACACAAGTATTTACAACTGGATGACTCAGAAAACATTGATTTGGAATTAACCAAATCGATGGATTCAAGAAAAGATGGTTCTAGTGAAACGAAAAGAGGTCAAGAACATAAAATAAAGATAGCGGAAGAGGAAAAACCAAACAAATATATTGATGAGAAAAGTTTCTCTAATGCAGATGTTGCCTCATTTAAATTAACATATCCACATTGCAGATTCAAACCTAGTAAACAAGAACCCGCAAAGCCGGAAGAAAAGAAAGTTACCATCCACTTGAAGTCAGAAGGAAAATATTTGCCAAAGCTGATAATCTTACCTTATTCCAAAGTAGAGCTTCTAAGACTTGCAG GTGAGAAATTTGGAAAACAAAGCTTCACAGTGGTCACCAATGCGGAAAACGTTGAAATAGATGATGTAGATGTCATTAGAGATGGTgaacatttgtttttttactaTCAATGA